The sequence below is a genomic window from Microbacterium sp. SORGH_AS_0888.
ACGCGGAGCGCGTCGGCGCGCTCGACGTGCCGATCGATCACGGTCGCCGGCAGGACGTCGGCGGCGAGGCCGTAGACCCGCTCGAATCCGCGGCGCCCCGCGATGGCGACCTCGCCCGTGAACCAGAGGTACTCCAGCGCGCTCTTGACGGCGCTCCAGTCCCACCACGGGCCCCGCGGGGTCCGCAGTGCGTCCTGCTCGATCTGCGCGGGGCGCACCGGTCCGCGCTCGGCGAGCTCGTCACGCACCCAGGCCAGCGTCTGGTCGGACACGGAGAACCAGCCCTTCTGCTCGTGCCGCTCGCGGTGCTCCGCCATCCGGAAGCGGAAGAGCGGCCAGTCCTCCGCCGCGATGAACGCGGCCTGATGGGCCCAGAACTCGACGTACGGGGAGCGCCGGGAGAAGGCGAGGCGGTCGAGGCGGTCGCGGTCGTAGGGCCCGAGCCGCGAGAAGAGCGGCATGTAGTGCGAACGCGCGAAGACGTTGACGGAGTCGATCTGCAGCACCGACATGCGGCCGAGCTCCCGATGAAGGTGACGATCGGTGACGCGGGACACGCGGCTCGAGCCGACTCCCTGAGCGGAGAGGGCGACGCGGCGGGCCTGGGACCGGGAGAGTCGAGTGCGCACGAGCGCAAGCTTAGGCAGGGCCGCGGACACCGACCGCGACGACCGCGCCGGGCAACCGGCGTGACGTCGTCGGTCCTGAGCGTGCGCCGGATCTAGACTGGCCGGATGAGCGATCCGGACCAGAAGAGCCGAGGATCGCTCTTCGACGCGCTCCGCGCCCGCACGGTCTCGACCGACGTGACGGACGCCGTCCCCCGTGGGCTGCGGGTGGCCACGGCGTTCGCGTGGCGCTTCATCGTCCTCGCCGTCGCAGCCGGCATCGCCGTCTGGCTCGTGATCCAGCTGAAGATGCTCGTCATCCCGCTCCTGATCGCGATCCTCGTCGCCGCGCTCGTCTGGCCCGGCTTCACGTGGATGCTGCGGCACCGGCTCCCGCGATGGCTCGCGATCGTCATCGCGCTCATCGGCACGATCGCGATCGTGTCCGGCCTGTTCTGGCTCGCGATCTGGCAGATCACCCGTGAGTGGGGCTCCGTGCAGGCGCGTACGGTGGCGGCCGTGGGCGAGCTGCGCGCCTACCTCGTCGACGGCCCGCTGCACCTGACGACCGCGCAGATCGACGACTACCTGCGTCAGGCGTTCGCCCTCGTGCAGCAGCAGGCCGAGCTGCTGTGGTCGGGCGCCCTCGCGATCGGGTCCACGGTCGGTCACGTCGCGACCGGGGCGCTGCTCGCCGTCTTCATCCTCCTGTGCATCCTGGCGGACGGCGGCGGGATCTGGCGGTGGACCACCCGTCTCTTCCCGGAGCGCTCGCGCGCCGCCGTCGACGGTGCCGCGCGCGCGGGCTGGGTGACGGTGGTGAACTACGCCCGCACGCAGCTGCTGGTCGCCACGATCGACGCGATCGGGATCGGCCTGGGCGCCTTCCTGCTGGGGGTCCCGCTCGCGATCCCGGTCGCCGTCCTGGTCTTCCTGGGCGCTTTCGTGCCCATCGTGGGGGCCGTCCTCACGGGCGCGATCGCGGTGTTCCTCGCCCTCGTCTACAACGGTGTGTGGATCGCGGTCTGGATGCTTGTGGTCGTGCTCGCGGTGCAGCAGCTCGAAGGACACGTCCTCCAGCCGCTCCTCATGGGCTCGGCCGTGAAGGTCCACCCGCTCGCCGTGGTCCTGGTGGTCGCCGGCGGCGCGCTCATCGGGGGCATCCCGGGCGCCCTGTTCGCCGTGCCGCTCGCCGCCTTCGTCAACGTCGCCGCCGTCCACCTCGCCAGCCGCGCGTGGGAGACGGGGGAGCGACCCGACCCCCACGATCTCATCTGGAGCACCGTTCCCCGACAGAGGAGGAAGAGGGCGTGAACCTGCCCACACTCGCCGATTTCGAAGACGCCGCCGCCGTCCTGGCGCCGCACATCAACCACACCCCGCTCGAGACCTCGGAGTACCTGTCCGAGGTCCTCGGCGTCCCCGTGCACCTCAAGCTCGAGAACCTGCAGCGCACGGGCTCCTTCAAGATCCGCGGCGCCGCGTACCGGCTCTCGCGGCTCACCGCCGAGGAGCGCGCCCGCGGGGTCGTCGCCGCCTCCGCGGGCAACCACGCGCAGGGGGTCGCACGCGCCGCGCAGCGGCTCGGCATCCCCGCGACCATCTTCATGCCGCTCGGAGTCCCCGTGCCCAAGCTGCTCGCGACCCGCGGATACGGGGCCGAGGTCGTGCTGGAGGGTGACACGGTCGAGACACCGCTGCGTCTCGCGGCCGAGTTCGCCGAGCGCACGGGGGCGGTCCTCATCCCGCCCTACGACCACCGCGACATCGTGGTCGGACAGGGCACGCTGGGCCTCGAGCTGTGGGACGACGTGCCCGACGTCGACACGGTGCTGGTCGGCATCGGGGGCGGCGGGCTCATCGCCGGGGTCGCCACCGCGCTCAAGGCGCGCGCCGCGGCCGCCGGCCGCACGATCCGCGTCATCGGCGTGCAGGCCGCGAACTCCGCCGCCTACCCCGCCTCCCTCGCCGCAGGCGCGCCGCTGCAGGTCGCCACGACGCCCACGATCGCCGACGGCATCGCGGTCGCACGGCCCGGCGACATCCCGTTCGAGATCATCGAGCGGGTGGTCGACGATGTCGTCACCGTCACCGATGACGACATCGCGCGCGCGATCCTCGTGCTCCTGGAGCGCGCCAAGCTCGTCGTGGAGCCCGCGGGTGCGGTCGGCGTGGCCGCGATCCTCACGGGACGCGTGCAGGCGTCGGGGCCCACGGTCTCGATCCTCTCGGGCGGCAACATCGACCCGCTGCTCCTGCAGCGCGTCGTCGCGCACGGCCTCACCGCATCCGCCCGCTACATGACCCTGCAGATCCCGCTGCCCGACCGGCCGGGACAGCTCGCCCGGGTGTCGGAGCTGCTCGCGTCCGTCGGCGCGAACGTCATCGAGGTCCTGCACACCCGGCACGGGCACGGGCTGCAGATCAGCGAGGTCATCCTGCAGCTGAGCGTCGAGACACGGGGTGAGGACCACCGCGTCCAGGTGCTGCGAGCGCTGCAGGATGCGGGCTACGAGCCCGCCGTCGTGCCCGACTGAGCGGCACGACGGCGCAGCTTACTGCCCGCTGTAGGTCTCGACCTTGAGGACGGTGACGGCGATCTCGCGGCCGTTCGGCGCCGTGTAGGAGGTGCTGTCGCCCTCCTTGAGGCCGAGGATCGCGGACCCGAGGGGCGAGGCCTCGCTGTAGACGTCGAGCTCGGAGTTCGCGGCGATCTCCCGGTTGCCGAGGAGGAACACCTCTTCGCCGCCGGCGATCGTGGCGGTGATGACGGTGCCGGGCTCGACGACGCCCGTGCTCGTGGGGGCTTCGCCCACCTTCGCGTTCTTGAGCAGTGCCTGGAGCGTGCGGATGCGGGCCTCCTGCTTGCCCTGCTCGTCCTTCGCGGCGTGGTACCCGCCGTTCTCCTTCAGGTCGCCCTCCTCGCGGGCGGCCTCGATGCGCTTGGCGATCTCTTCGCGGCCGGTCGTGGAGAGGTGCTCCAGCTCCGCCACCAGACGGTCGTACGCGTCCTGGGTGAGGAAGGTCACCGGGGCTTCTTCGGACACAGGCGTCTCCTCCTTCGGGGAAGCCCCTGAGCGGGGCGTGTGAAAGCCGAGACGCCCCGGCGGATGACCGGGGCGTCGTCTGTGGTCCCGACAGGCTACGGCACCCAGCACGAGTTGACCAAACCGGTCGTCGCCTCGGCGACGACCGGCACGGTCTCGGTGAACGCCTGCGAGTGCGCGTCGGATGCGGGGTATTCGACGACCTTCCAGCCCACCACGCCGTGATCGGTGTCCTGCGCCTCGAGGACACAGGCGATCGGCGAGCCCGCCGGCGCCGTCACCTGGAACGTCACCGTCACGGTATGCGCGTCGATCAGCTCGAAGCCGGTCGTCGTCGCATCCGTCGCCGCGACCGTGGACGACCACGCGAACCAGCCGGCCACGGCGATCGCGACGGCGACTGCGACGGTCGTGAACCACACCCAGAACCGGCGGCTGCGGGGAGTTCTGCCGTAGCGCTCGTCGAGCATCTGCTGCGTGGTCGTCATGGCGCTCCCTGTCGGGAATTAGGCTGGAGCTTCCAGGCTATGCGCTCCCGTGCGCGTCGACGTGCAGAACAGAGGTCACGATGCATCTTCTCGTGTGGGCCGCAGCGGTGACGCCGTCACCGAGCGACACTCCGGACGTCGACGCCAACCTGGTCACGCCGGGTCCGTGGGGCTTCGCCGTCATGGCGGTCCTGGGCGTGGCGGTGATCCTCCTCGTGGTCGACATGCTCCGCCGCATCCGTCGCGCGCGCTACCGCTCGGAGGTGATCGAGGACCTCGACGCCGAGCTGTCCGCGAAGGACGCCGGGGGAGCGGATGCCGCGTCCCGGCCCGCAGAGCAGGACCGCGGCGGCGATCAGGACGCCCGTCCGCGCGCGTAGCCGTCCTCAGCCGTGGAAGGCGGGGTGCAGACAGATGAGCAGGCTCGCCGTCCAGTGGCACAGGAACGCCAGCACCGTGCACAGGTGGAAGATCTCGTGGAAGCCGAAGGACCCCGGCCAGGGGTTCGGCCGCTTCAGCGCGTACACCACGGCGCCCAGCGTGTACAGGATGCCTCCGACGAGCACGAGCACCATCATCGCGGCGTCGGCCGCGAACAGATCGACGATGTACATCACGGCGGCCCAGCCGAGGAGCAGATAGAGCGCGACGTACAGCCACCGCGGCGCATGGATCCAGAAAACGCGGAAGAGGATGCCCAGGGTCGCCCCGCTCCAGACGATCGACAGCAGGATCACGCTCTGCTGAGTCGGAAGGGCCAGCACCGCGAGCGGCGTGTAGGTGCCCGCGATCAGCAGCAGGATGTTCGCGTGGTCGATGCGCTTGAGCACCAGCTTCACGCGCGGCTTCCAGTTGAAGCGGTGGTAGAGCGCGGAGTTCCCGAACAGCAGCAGCGACGTGGCCATGAACACCGCCGCCGACCACTTCGCCGCCGTTCCCTGTGCGAGCACGATCAGCACGATCCCGGCAGCGATCGCCACCGGGAACGTCCCGGCATGGAGCCAGCCGCGCCAGGTTGGGCGGATCTCGGCCGGCTCGGACGCGGCGGCATCCATCAGAGGAAGCGAGGGAACGTCGGGTGCTCGCGGGGGGCGTCTCACCGTCCCAGGCTAGATCCCGCCGTATGCCGCCGAGAGCACATGGGCTGTGGATCGAATGGGAACCGGGAGCGGAGTAGCGTAGGAGGGTGATCAACGGGTCGTCGCGCGGGGAACGGGGCCCCCTCTACCGGCTCTACAGCACCCGGCTCCGACGCCGGATCCCGGGGATGGCCGTGCCGCGGCACGTTGCGATGATGATCGACGGCAACCGCCGCTGGGCGCGCCAGCTCGGCTACTCCTCGGCTGCGCACGGCCACCGCGCGGGCGCCGCGAAGATCCGGGAGTTCCTGAGGTGGTGCGACGATGTCGGCGTCGGCGTCGTCTCGCTGTACCTGCTCTCGACCGACAACCTGCGAAAGCGCGACTCGCAGGAGCTCACCGATCTGATCGAGATCATCGCGGAGCTCGCCACCGAGCTCGCGGACGAGCGGGACTGGCGGGTGCAGCACGTCGGCCGCGCCGGTGCCCTCCCCTCGGAGCTGGCGCGAGTGCTCGCCGATGCCGAGCGCCGCACGGCCGATCACACCGGCCTCCACGTCAATCTCGCGGTCGGGTACGGCGGGCGCAGCGAGATCGTCGACGCGGTTCGCAGCATCATCATGCAGCACGACAAGGAGGGCGGCTCGCTCGAGGAGCTCGCGGCGAGCCTCACGCCCGAGCAGATCGGCGAGCACCTGTACACGGGCGGGCAGCCCGATCCCGATCTCGTCATCCGCACGTCGGGGGAGCAGCGCCTCAGCGACTTCCTGCTGTGGCAGTCCGCCCACAGCGAGTTCTACTTCGTGGAGGCCCTCGGGCCCGACCTGCGCGAGGTCGACTTCCTGCGGGCGATCCGTGACTTCGGTCGTCGCGATCGGCGCTTCGGCCGGTGACCGCCCCGCGGAGCGCGGTTTCGGTGCCCGGCCGCACCTCCGAAGAGTTCATCTGCTCGTAACGCGACACGCCCGGGATCGGTTGGCATGTGCCGCCGCGGGGCCGTACGTTCGACGCATCGGGCAAGGCGCCTGATCGAGTCGGCCGAAGGATGCGACTCGCGACCCACGGTCGACTCGGCGAGACACCGGGCAATGCCCGGAGTGGGAGCGGGTTGTGACCACACGAGCACCAGAGCAGAGCCGGCAGAACCTCGTCCACGAGAGCGCAGATCAGTCCACTGATCTGCGCTCTTATGTTTTGGACACGTCGGTCCTGTTGAGCGATCCGAGAGCGTTCTTCCGATTCGCGGAGCACTCGGTCGTCATCCCTGTCGTCGTCATCACCGAACTGGAGGCAAAACGGCACGATCCCGAGCTCGGCTACTTCGCCCGGCAGGCGCTGCGGCACCTCGACGAGCTGCGGGTGGAGCATGGACGGCTCGACTACCCCATCGAGGTGGGCCATGGCGGCACCCTCCGGGTGGAGCTCACCAACACGGACCCGTCGGTGCTTCCGAGCGGCATGCGTCTCGGCGACAACGACACCCGCATCCTCGCCGTCGCGATGCACCTGATGCAGGAAGGGCATCACGTCAC
It includes:
- a CDS encoding AI-2E family transporter; amino-acid sequence: MSDPDQKSRGSLFDALRARTVSTDVTDAVPRGLRVATAFAWRFIVLAVAAGIAVWLVIQLKMLVIPLLIAILVAALVWPGFTWMLRHRLPRWLAIVIALIGTIAIVSGLFWLAIWQITREWGSVQARTVAAVGELRAYLVDGPLHLTTAQIDDYLRQAFALVQQQAELLWSGALAIGSTVGHVATGALLAVFILLCILADGGGIWRWTTRLFPERSRAAVDGAARAGWVTVVNYARTQLLVATIDAIGIGLGAFLLGVPLAIPVAVLVFLGAFVPIVGAVLTGAIAVFLALVYNGVWIAVWMLVVVLAVQQLEGHVLQPLLMGSAVKVHPLAVVLVVAGGALIGGIPGALFAVPLAAFVNVAAVHLASRAWETGERPDPHDLIWSTVPRQRRKRA
- the ilvA gene encoding threonine ammonia-lyase, with translation MNLPTLADFEDAAAVLAPHINHTPLETSEYLSEVLGVPVHLKLENLQRTGSFKIRGAAYRLSRLTAEERARGVVAASAGNHAQGVARAAQRLGIPATIFMPLGVPVPKLLATRGYGAEVVLEGDTVETPLRLAAEFAERTGAVLIPPYDHRDIVVGQGTLGLELWDDVPDVDTVLVGIGGGGLIAGVATALKARAAAAGRTIRVIGVQAANSAAYPASLAAGAPLQVATTPTIADGIAVARPGDIPFEIIERVVDDVVTVTDDDIARAILVLLERAKLVVEPAGAVGVAAILTGRVQASGPTVSILSGGNIDPLLLQRVVAHGLTASARYMTLQIPLPDRPGQLARVSELLASVGANVIEVLHTRHGHGLQISEVILQLSVETRGEDHRVQVLRALQDAGYEPAVVPD
- the greA gene encoding transcription elongation factor GreA, producing MSEEAPVTFLTQDAYDRLVAELEHLSTTGREEIAKRIEAAREEGDLKENGGYHAAKDEQGKQEARIRTLQALLKNAKVGEAPTSTGVVEPGTVITATIAGGEEVFLLGNREIAANSELDVYSEASPLGSAILGLKEGDSTSYTAPNGREIAVTVLKVETYSGQ
- a CDS encoding DUF4307 domain-containing protein; this translates as MTTTQQMLDERYGRTPRSRRFWVWFTTVAVAVAIAVAGWFAWSSTVAATDATTTGFELIDAHTVTVTFQVTAPAGSPIACVLEAQDTDHGVVGWKVVEYPASDAHSQAFTETVPVVAEATTGLVNSCWVP
- a CDS encoding hemolysin III family protein; this translates as MDAAASEPAEIRPTWRGWLHAGTFPVAIAAGIVLIVLAQGTAAKWSAAVFMATSLLLFGNSALYHRFNWKPRVKLVLKRIDHANILLLIAGTYTPLAVLALPTQQSVILLSIVWSGATLGILFRVFWIHAPRWLYVALYLLLGWAAVMYIVDLFAADAAMMVLVLVGGILYTLGAVVYALKRPNPWPGSFGFHEIFHLCTVLAFLCHWTASLLICLHPAFHG
- a CDS encoding isoprenyl transferase; this encodes MINGSSRGERGPLYRLYSTRLRRRIPGMAVPRHVAMMIDGNRRWARQLGYSSAAHGHRAGAAKIREFLRWCDDVGVGVVSLYLLSTDNLRKRDSQELTDLIEIIAELATELADERDWRVQHVGRAGALPSELARVLADAERRTADHTGLHVNLAVGYGGRSEIVDAVRSIIMQHDKEGGSLEELAASLTPEQIGEHLYTGGQPDPDLVIRTSGEQRLSDFLLWQSAHSEFYFVEALGPDLREVDFLRAIRDFGRRDRRFGR